A single Ignavibacteriales bacterium DNA region contains:
- the rlmD gene encoding 23S rRNA (uracil(1939)-C(5))-methyltransferase RlmD, whose protein sequence is MSRTKLKNELITVTIESYVFEGKGLARHRNITVEGEEKDLVIFVDHACPGDTAVVEIRKKKKNYYEAVIRELITPSPFRQTARCSYFGVCGGCRQQDMIYSQQVKFKHEQVVNLFERLGGFSGFEILDIVAAPSEFFYRNKMEFTFARKRWLTRDEIQGDAQFDEALFAGLHVPGVYDKVIDINECFLQSPESNAILNYSRDFFLKKGIPAYTTSDHTGFLRNLVIRQTGNTDQLMVNLVTAGENPELMQEYSVYIRELVPGITTIVNNINRGKATVATGEYEIVIYGPGYIEDEIGHCRFRISSNSFFQTNTKQAERLYAIAREFAGIKKSDVVYDLYCGAGTITLYVAGDAKEVYGFEASSSAIKDAAVNQQINRNSNTRFFESNLYKSFLPEVEGNNLPKPDILITDPPRNGMHTTTVEDILKLKPGKIVYISCNPATQVRDIKLLAEGGYKLEKIQPVDMFPHTYHIENVALLKYEL, encoded by the coding sequence ATGTCCCGTACAAAATTAAAAAACGAACTGATAACCGTTACCATCGAGTCCTATGTATTCGAGGGTAAAGGGCTTGCCCGTCACCGGAATATAACTGTTGAAGGGGAAGAGAAGGATCTGGTGATTTTTGTTGATCATGCATGTCCCGGTGATACAGCGGTAGTTGAAATCCGCAAAAAGAAGAAAAACTATTATGAAGCAGTAATCCGTGAGCTGATAACGCCGTCCCCCTTCAGGCAGACCGCGCGCTGCAGCTATTTTGGAGTCTGCGGCGGATGCCGTCAGCAGGATATGATATATAGTCAGCAGGTGAAGTTCAAACATGAGCAGGTGGTGAATCTGTTTGAGCGGCTGGGGGGATTCAGCGGGTTTGAGATTCTTGATATAGTTGCTGCTCCGTCAGAGTTTTTCTACCGTAATAAGATGGAATTCACCTTCGCACGGAAGCGCTGGCTGACCCGTGATGAAATTCAGGGGGACGCGCAATTTGATGAAGCACTTTTTGCGGGACTGCATGTTCCAGGCGTGTATGATAAGGTAATTGATATCAATGAATGCTTTTTGCAGTCACCGGAGAGCAATGCAATTCTGAATTATTCCCGTGATTTTTTCCTGAAGAAGGGTATTCCGGCTTATACCACATCAGACCACACCGGTTTTCTGCGGAATCTGGTAATCCGACAGACCGGAAACACAGATCAGCTGATGGTGAATCTGGTCACGGCAGGTGAGAATCCGGAACTGATGCAGGAGTATTCCGTATATATACGGGAACTGGTGCCGGGCATAACTACCATAGTAAACAATATTAACAGAGGTAAGGCAACCGTAGCAACCGGGGAATATGAGATCGTTATTTACGGTCCCGGCTACATTGAGGATGAGATAGGGCACTGCAGATTCCGTATCAGTTCAAATTCATTTTTCCAGACAAACACAAAGCAGGCGGAGCGGCTTTACGCTATTGCCAGGGAGTTCGCGGGGATAAAGAAGTCTGATGTTGTGTATGATCTCTACTGCGGAGCCGGAACGATCACTTTATATGTCGCCGGTGATGCAAAAGAGGTGTACGGCTTTGAGGCGTCCTCATCGGCTATTAAAGATGCGGCAGTTAATCAGCAGATTAACAGGAACAGCAATACGCGTTTCTTTGAGTCGAATCTTTACAAAAGTTTTCTCCCTGAGGTTGAGGGTAATAATCTGCCCAAACCGGATATCCTTATTACCGATCCTCCGAGAAACGGCATGCACACCACAACTGTGGAAGATATACTTAAACTGAAGCCGGGGAAAATTGTATATATAAGCTGCAATCCCGCGACTCAGGTCCGTGATATTAAACTGCTGGCGGAAGGGGGCTATAAACTGGAAAAAATTCAGCCGGTGGATATGTTCCCGCATACCTATCATATTGAGAATGTAGCATTATTGAAGTATGAATTATGA